TCCACATATGGTTTGTGCTGATCCGCGACTGCCGCGCGCTGGCGCAATTTATCAAGACGATTTTGCTGCCGAATACGCCTGAAGAGGTTATACTGCTGCTCTTTGCCCTGCTTCTGCTTTATTTCGGTACGACGAGCGTGGAGGTTGTGGCCAGAGTCAACGACATCTTTTTTCCGATCTTCGTGTTATGCGTGTTTCTGATGCCGCTCCTCCTCGGCAATGAGATCAACGCCAAGCTGCTCGGACCGGTGCTCACAACGCCGCTATCCTCCATACTCAGCAGCAATCTGCTCGGTGCGGGCTGGTATGCGGATATCATCGCGATCGGCGCTTTTCTGCATACGGTGCATAACAACAAGCAGCTGTCGGTATCGTACCGCCACGGCATCGTCATCGGAACGCTGCTGCTGACGATGTTCGTCGTAATGGAAATTATGGTATTTGGATATAATATGCCGGGCAATATGGTATATCCGAACTATACGCTCGTCCAGCAAATCAACATTACGGATTTTCTGGACCGGATGGATTTGTTTCTGCTCAGCATCTGGTTTCCGATACTCGCTTGCAAAATCATTCTCATTTACCTCGCCTTTCTTACGGGGCTCGCCAGCTTCGTCGGAAAACGCGAATACACGCTGTTTTCGAAACCGGCGGCACTTTTCGTGACGATGTCTTCGCTGCTCAGCTTCAAAAGCACGACGGAGGTGTTCAGCTTCGGCAATTACAGCGTTCCGCTGTATACGCTGCCGTATCAGCTCATCGTTTTGCCGATGCTGTATGTGCTGGCCCGAATCCGGACGGAGACTTCGGAGCGGCAGGCTCAAACGAGCGGTTCCCGCGGAGCAGGGCAAGTTTCGCAGCAAGGCACGCAAACGCTGCGCAAGAAGTTTATGGCGAAAACGATAAATAACATGTCGTTTCGCATGCTTTATCTTATCACCATCCTGCTGTTTGCGGTCTGCACCTGCAGCATTGCCGCCGGACTGACGTTCGCGAGGCAGCTGTCCTGGGTAGGCATCGTCTGCGGGGCGGTCTACGGCGCTTCTCTGCTGCTCCTCTTGGCTAATTCTTACTTGGAGGTGATGAAAGCCAGAGAGCTCTAGGGCCTCCTTAATCCATCCAGCAAAAAAAACCACAGCCTTTAATGGCCGTGGTTCTTGTTATCCTGCCGGGCGGCGCTCAAGCTTTTTCCATACGGACGATGCGGTGCAGCGGGATTAACGTCCAGTCCTGCTCTTCCTCGCCCGTCGTCGGAATGATCAGCTCGAGAAAATCAATGCCGGTGCGGATAAGCTCTGCCTGGATTGCACCGCGGTAGGTGCTGTGCACATGGACATTCGCGCCGCGTTTGGACGTCTCGCTAAGCAGTACAATTTCCTGCAGTGACGATGGCACGAAATATTGATCGTTCACCCGAATGAACCGCTTGCCTACGCTTTGCAAAGTGCCGGGTCCGCTGGAAAAGTCCTGTCCTTCCAGCGCCACGTCCCGGCCCACGTGATGCGCCAGACGGTCCATCAGCGTCATTTGGTTCAGTTTCAAAAAAGACGGCATGTGCGGATCTCCCTCCCTTCCCCAATGTATGAGGAATGATTCCGCCGCGTGCATAAAATCCGGAGAATTAACGGCAGCAAAGAACCGGGCTCCGGACAAATTTTTCAAAGAATTGCAAAGGAGATGTCATGAAGTTAAACAAGC
The window above is part of the Paenibacillus hamazuiensis genome. Proteins encoded here:
- a CDS encoding GerAB/ArcD/ProY family transporter: MDPKQVINHRQMCWLVGALITSGGVLLAEQEIVRISKMDAWFSYLLPMIYAFGVGIVFYRLSALFPDKHLFEIAKLLAGKPLGTVINVLIMVHIWFVLIRDCRALAQFIKTILLPNTPEEVILLLFALLLLYFGTTSVEVVARVNDIFFPIFVLCVFLMPLLLGNEINAKLLGPVLTTPLSSILSSNLLGAGWYADIIAIGAFLHTVHNNKQLSVSYRHGIVIGTLLLTMFVVMEIMVFGYNMPGNMVYPNYTLVQQINITDFLDRMDLFLLSIWFPILACKIILIYLAFLTGLASFVGKREYTLFSKPAALFVTMSSLLSFKSTTEVFSFGNYSVPLYTLPYQLIVLPMLYVLARIRTETSERQAQTSGSRGAGQVSQQGTQTLRKKFMAKTINNMSFRMLYLITILLFAVCTCSIAAGLTFARQLSWVGIVCGAVYGASLLLLLANSYLEVMKAREL